The following are encoded together in the Streptomyces flavofungini genome:
- a CDS encoding M23 family metallopeptidase has product MSIRLRKLLYVLSRVLWLAFFVQVTAGSFVDLPYNYWLGWLPVLGAIALDVLRRRGAASRIRAEARPPVEVEPPVTGRWSALNSPADKVPSHGTHSLGQTYAIDITAEPEGGPSRPAPVWFWPVARHGRAYPAFGAPLHAVADATVVHAEDGQRDHLSRSSLAGVLYFWLIEGVGRAIGGTRRIVGNHIVLDVGDGVFAVYAHVQQGSLAVRAGDTVVAGQRLGNCGNSGNSTEPHVHFQLMDGPDLNTAKGVPFRWRGIGVPANREVFTAEQASGGKLIQSQT; this is encoded by the coding sequence ATGTCCATACGTCTGCGCAAACTCCTCTACGTCCTCAGCCGTGTCCTGTGGCTGGCCTTCTTCGTCCAGGTGACCGCGGGCTCCTTCGTCGACCTGCCCTACAACTACTGGCTCGGCTGGCTGCCCGTGCTCGGCGCGATCGCGCTCGACGTCCTGCGCCGCCGCGGCGCCGCGAGCCGGATCCGGGCGGAGGCCCGGCCGCCCGTCGAGGTCGAGCCCCCGGTCACCGGCCGCTGGTCCGCCCTCAACAGCCCCGCCGACAAGGTGCCGAGCCACGGCACGCACAGCCTCGGACAGACGTACGCCATCGACATCACGGCCGAGCCGGAGGGCGGGCCGAGCCGCCCGGCCCCCGTCTGGTTCTGGCCCGTCGCCCGGCACGGCCGGGCCTACCCGGCCTTCGGGGCGCCGCTGCACGCGGTCGCCGACGCCACCGTCGTGCACGCCGAGGACGGCCAGCGCGACCACCTGAGCCGCAGCTCCCTGGCCGGGGTGCTGTACTTCTGGCTGATCGAGGGGGTCGGCAGGGCGATCGGCGGGACCCGCCGCATCGTCGGCAACCACATCGTCCTCGACGTGGGAGACGGCGTGTTCGCCGTGTACGCGCACGTCCAGCAGGGCTCGCTCGCCGTCCGCGCCGGGGACACGGTCGTCGCCGGACAGCGGCTCGGCAACTGCGGGAACTCCGGCAACTCCACCGAGCCGCACGTCCACTTCCAGCTGATGGACGGCCCGGACCTGAACACGGCCAAGGGCGTGCCCTTCCGCTGGCGGGGCATCGGAGTGCCCGCGAACCGGGAGGTGTTCACGGCGGAACAGGCATCCGGCGGGAAATTGATCCAGAGCCAAACTTAG
- a CDS encoding TetR/AcrR family transcriptional regulator: MAAREATPAGEPAASDQVGRAPGLRERKKRQTAARIWQAAVELFVERGFDKVSVAEIAAAADVSKMTVFNYFGTKEDLLLSPMEEHVADAAEAVRARAPGESAAEALRRQLLDLIEARDSSVGLSDSARTLQVLRLITETPVLLHRAHSFHLRRQELLADVLAAETGDAVLAEVAAAQLIGVRNAVFAEVHRRRVAGVPLDQVAADAARLAKDAFGLVEKGLSGYAVKA; encoded by the coding sequence ATGGCAGCACGAGAAGCCACACCGGCCGGCGAGCCCGCAGCCTCTGACCAGGTCGGTCGCGCGCCCGGCCTGCGGGAGCGCAAGAAGCGGCAGACCGCCGCCCGGATCTGGCAGGCCGCGGTGGAGCTGTTCGTCGAGCGCGGCTTCGACAAGGTGTCCGTCGCCGAGATCGCGGCCGCCGCCGACGTCTCGAAGATGACCGTCTTCAACTACTTCGGCACCAAGGAGGACCTGCTCCTCAGCCCCATGGAGGAGCACGTCGCCGACGCCGCCGAAGCCGTGCGCGCCCGCGCCCCCGGCGAGTCCGCCGCCGAGGCCCTGCGCCGCCAGCTGCTCGACCTGATCGAGGCCAGGGACTCGTCCGTCGGCCTGAGCGACAGCGCCCGCACGCTCCAGGTCCTTCGCCTGATCACCGAGACACCCGTCCTCCTGCACCGCGCGCACTCCTTCCACCTGCGCCGCCAGGAACTCCTCGCCGACGTCCTCGCGGCCGAGACCGGCGACGCGGTCCTCGCGGAGGTCGCCGCGGCCCAACTGATCGGCGTGCGCAACGCGGTGTTCGCCGAGGTGCACCGCCGCCGGGTCGCCGGCGTCCCCCTCGACCAGGTCGCCGCCGACGCCGCGCGCCTGGCCAAGGACGCCTTCGGCCTGGTGGAAAAAGGCCTCAGCGGCTACGCGGTCAAGGCTTAG
- a CDS encoding maleylpyruvate isomerase family mycothiol-dependent enzyme, with product MPPAKKRTRSYDPTKIRTAALAQFATVRTAVAGLSPEQLAAPTRLGDWTVRELAAHLTMVLGSVARCLDAPEPDKLEVPLQEWPFRTSSAAGQVDEDVHAIVDEGSDLDALFAHALDRLADTLPGAADDRLVPTRFGGMTLADFMVTRTVELIVHTDDLNAALPGLDVPYDRQALAACTRLLADALAVKAPGGSVEVRVPPYAVVQCVEGPRHTRGTPPNVVETDPLTWIRLATGRTTWAAAREAAQVSASGERADLGGLLPIMS from the coding sequence ATGCCACCGGCCAAGAAGCGCACCCGCAGCTACGACCCGACCAAGATCCGCACCGCCGCGCTCGCCCAGTTCGCCACGGTGCGCACGGCCGTCGCGGGCCTGAGCCCGGAGCAACTGGCCGCGCCCACCCGGCTCGGGGACTGGACCGTGCGCGAACTGGCCGCCCACCTCACGATGGTGCTCGGCTCCGTCGCCCGCTGTCTGGACGCGCCCGAGCCGGACAAGCTCGAAGTGCCGCTCCAGGAGTGGCCGTTCCGCACGTCATCGGCAGCCGGTCAGGTCGACGAGGACGTCCACGCGATCGTCGACGAGGGCTCCGACCTGGACGCCCTGTTCGCGCACGCCCTCGACCGGCTGGCGGACACCCTCCCCGGAGCGGCCGACGACCGCCTCGTCCCGACTCGCTTCGGCGGCATGACCCTCGCCGACTTCATGGTCACCCGCACCGTCGAACTGATCGTCCACACCGACGACTTGAACGCCGCGCTGCCGGGCCTCGACGTGCCGTACGACCGCCAGGCCCTGGCCGCCTGCACCCGCCTCCTCGCCGACGCCCTGGCCGTCAAGGCCCCCGGCGGCTCGGTCGAGGTGCGCGTCCCGCCGTACGCCGTGGTCCAGTGCGTCGAGGGCCCCCGGCACACCCGCGGCACCCCGCCGAACGTCGTCGAGACCGACCCGCTGACCTGGATCAGGCTCGCCACCGGGCGGACGACGTGGGCGGCGGCGCGCGAGGCGGCACAGGTCAGCGCGAGCGGTGAACGGGCCGATCTGGGCGGGTTGCTGCCGATCATGTCGTGA
- a CDS encoding META domain-containing protein produces the protein MTQTLTVLAAAGLLAACGSESGSGDGGSDKAGPGNSGSGKGGGSDSSLTGVRWNVESLTVDGKKKTAPNGAYVKFGGKGTAAGNFGCNGYGAKASVDGDTVHFEPGQHTQMACDALDFEKSLARAMDGKLKARVDDERLTLTTAEGDRIAFSAEAGAPLKGTEWTVTSVGTGDTTTSLPKGLNDKIKLTFTKDGAVRGNLGCNDVTANAAAADGKITLGRPRVTRKMCPGDVMPTERALLKLFGGKASYELDHRTLTLTAPDGRTTAKAQAPAA, from the coding sequence GTGACCCAGACCCTCACCGTCCTCGCCGCCGCCGGGCTGCTCGCGGCCTGCGGCTCTGAGTCCGGCTCCGGCGACGGCGGCTCCGACAAGGCCGGACCGGGCAACTCAGGCTCCGGCAAGGGCGGCGGCTCGGACTCGTCCCTGACCGGAGTCCGCTGGAACGTCGAAAGCCTCACGGTCGACGGCAAGAAGAAGACGGCCCCGAACGGCGCCTATGTGAAGTTCGGCGGCAAGGGCACCGCCGCGGGCAACTTCGGCTGCAACGGCTACGGAGCCAAGGCCTCCGTCGACGGCGACACCGTCCACTTCGAACCCGGGCAGCACACCCAGATGGCCTGCGACGCGCTCGACTTCGAGAAGAGCCTCGCCCGCGCCATGGACGGGAAGCTCAAGGCCCGGGTGGACGACGAACGCCTGACGCTCACCACCGCCGAAGGCGACCGCATCGCCTTCAGCGCCGAGGCCGGGGCGCCGCTGAAGGGCACCGAGTGGACGGTGACCTCCGTCGGCACCGGAGACACCACGACCTCCCTGCCCAAGGGCCTGAACGACAAGATCAAGCTCACCTTCACCAAGGACGGCGCGGTCCGCGGCAACCTCGGCTGCAACGACGTCACCGCGAACGCGGCCGCCGCCGACGGCAAGATCACCCTGGGCCGGCCCCGCGTCACCCGCAAGATGTGCCCCGGCGACGTCATGCCGACCGAGCGCGCCCTCCTGAAGCTCTTCGGCGGCAAGGCCTCCTACGAGCTCGACCACCGCACCCTCACCCTCACCGCGCCGGACGGCAGGACGACGGCCAAGGCCCAGGCCCCGGCGGCCTGA
- the purF gene encoding amidophosphoribosyltransferase, whose product MPRGDGRLNHDLLPGEKGPQDACGVFGVWAPGEEVAKLTYFGLYALQHRGQESAGIAVSNGSQILVFKDMGLVSQVFDETSLSSLQGHIAVGHARYSTTGASVWENAQPTFRATAHGSIALGHNGNLVNTAQLAEMVADLPKQEGRTTRVAATNDTDLLTALLAAQTDADGKPLTIEEAAGVVLPQVQGAFSLVFMDEHTLYAGRDPQGIRPLVLGRLERGWVVASESAALDICGAAYVREIEPGEFIAIDENGLRTSRFAEAKPKGCVFEYVYLARPDTDIAGRNVYLSRVEMGRRLAEEAPVEADLVIATPESGTPAAIGYAEASGIPFGAGLVKNAYVGRTFIQPSQTIRQLGIRLKLNPLKEVIKGKRLVVVDDSIVRGNTQRALVKMLREAGAAEVHIRISSPPVKWPCFFGIDFATRAELIANGMSIEEIGTSLGADSLSYISIDGMIEATTIDKPNLCRACFDGEYPMDLPDPELLGKQLLETELAAGPAATAAADAIRRP is encoded by the coding sequence GTGCCACGTGGTGACGGTCGACTCAATCACGATCTGCTCCCCGGCGAGAAAGGCCCCCAGGACGCTTGTGGCGTCTTCGGTGTCTGGGCTCCGGGTGAAGAGGTCGCAAAGCTCACGTACTTCGGGCTCTACGCCCTCCAGCATCGGGGCCAGGAATCCGCGGGAATCGCGGTCAGCAACGGCTCCCAGATCCTCGTCTTCAAGGACATGGGACTCGTCTCCCAGGTCTTCGACGAGACCTCCCTCAGTTCTCTCCAGGGACACATCGCGGTCGGTCACGCCCGCTACTCCACTACGGGAGCGTCCGTCTGGGAGAACGCCCAGCCCACCTTCCGCGCCACGGCCCACGGCTCCATCGCCCTCGGCCACAACGGCAACCTGGTCAACACGGCGCAGCTCGCCGAGATGGTCGCCGACCTGCCCAAGCAGGAGGGCCGCACCACGCGCGTGGCGGCCACCAACGACACCGACCTGCTCACGGCACTGCTCGCCGCGCAGACGGACGCCGACGGCAAGCCGCTGACCATAGAGGAAGCCGCCGGTGTGGTGCTTCCCCAGGTCCAGGGCGCCTTCAGCCTCGTCTTCATGGACGAGCACACGCTGTACGCCGGACGCGACCCGCAGGGCATCCGCCCGCTCGTCCTCGGCCGCCTCGAGCGCGGCTGGGTCGTCGCCTCCGAGAGCGCCGCCCTGGACATCTGCGGCGCCGCCTACGTCCGCGAGATCGAGCCGGGCGAGTTCATCGCCATCGACGAGAACGGCCTGCGAACGTCCCGATTCGCTGAAGCGAAGCCCAAGGGCTGTGTCTTCGAGTACGTGTACCTGGCTCGCCCCGACACCGACATCGCGGGCCGCAACGTCTATCTCTCGCGCGTCGAGATGGGCCGCAGGCTCGCCGAGGAAGCCCCGGTCGAAGCCGACCTGGTGATAGCGACGCCGGAGTCCGGCACGCCCGCCGCCATCGGCTACGCGGAAGCCTCCGGCATCCCCTTCGGCGCCGGACTGGTCAAGAACGCCTACGTCGGCCGGACCTTCATCCAGCCCTCGCAGACCATCCGCCAGCTCGGCATCAGGCTGAAGCTGAACCCCCTCAAGGAAGTCATCAAGGGCAAGCGCCTGGTGGTCGTCGACGACTCGATCGTCCGCGGCAACACCCAGCGCGCCCTGGTCAAGATGCTCCGCGAGGCCGGCGCCGCCGAGGTCCACATCCGGATCTCCTCGCCGCCCGTGAAGTGGCCGTGCTTCTTCGGCATCGACTTCGCCACCCGCGCCGAACTCATCGCCAACGGCATGAGCATCGAGGAGATCGGCACGTCCCTCGGCGCCGACTCGCTCTCCTACATCTCCATCGACGGCATGATCGAGGCCACCACCATCGACAAGCCGAACCTCTGCCGCGCCTGCTTCGACGGCGAGTACCCGATGGACCTGCCCGACCCGGAACTCCTCGGCAAGCAGCTCCTGGAGACCGAGCTGGCGGCCGGCCCGGCGGCCACGGCAGCGGCCGACGCGATCCGTCGCCCCTGA
- the purM gene encoding phosphoribosylformylglycinamidine cyclo-ligase, which yields MSETTGASYAAAGVDIEAGDRAVELMKEWVKKTQRPEVAGLGGLGGFAGLFDASALKRFDRPLLASATDGVGTKVDLARKLGVYDTIGHDLVGMVVDDIVVCGAEPLFMTDYICVGKVHPERVAAIVKGIAEGCVLAGCSLVGGETAEHPGLLGPDDFDVAGAGTGAVEADRVLGADRIRKGDAVIAMESSGLHSNGYSLVRHVLFDRAGMSLEQEVEEFGRTLGEELLEPTKIYSLDCLALIRTAEVHAFSHITGGGLAANLARVVPDGLHATVDRSTWTPGAVFDLVGRAGRVERLELEKTLNMGVGMIAVVPQESVDVALTTLADRGVGAWVAGEITDRGDRASGAELTGDYAK from the coding sequence ATGTCTGAGACAACTGGTGCTTCCTACGCTGCGGCAGGCGTGGACATCGAAGCCGGCGACCGCGCCGTCGAGCTGATGAAGGAGTGGGTCAAGAAGACCCAGCGTCCCGAGGTCGCGGGCCTCGGCGGCCTCGGCGGCTTCGCCGGCCTCTTCGACGCCTCCGCCCTCAAGCGCTTCGACCGCCCGCTGCTCGCCTCCGCCACGGACGGCGTGGGTACGAAGGTCGACCTCGCGCGCAAGCTCGGCGTGTACGACACGATCGGCCACGACCTCGTCGGCATGGTCGTCGACGACATCGTCGTGTGCGGTGCCGAGCCGCTGTTCATGACCGACTACATCTGCGTCGGCAAGGTCCACCCCGAGCGCGTCGCCGCGATCGTCAAGGGCATCGCCGAGGGCTGCGTCCTCGCGGGCTGCTCCCTCGTCGGCGGCGAGACCGCCGAGCACCCGGGCCTGCTCGGCCCGGACGACTTCGACGTGGCGGGCGCGGGCACCGGTGCCGTGGAGGCCGACCGCGTGCTCGGCGCCGATCGCATCCGTAAGGGTGACGCGGTCATCGCCATGGAGTCCTCGGGTCTTCACTCCAACGGGTACTCGCTGGTGCGGCACGTCCTCTTCGACCGCGCCGGGATGTCCCTGGAGCAGGAGGTCGAGGAGTTCGGCCGCACGCTCGGCGAGGAGCTCCTGGAGCCCACCAAGATCTACTCCCTGGACTGTCTGGCGCTGATCCGCACGGCCGAGGTGCACGCCTTCAGCCACATCACCGGCGGCGGCCTCGCGGCGAACCTCGCCCGGGTCGTCCCGGACGGCCTGCACGCCACCGTGGACCGCTCCACGTGGACGCCGGGCGCGGTCTTCGACCTGGTCGGCCGCGCGGGCCGGGTCGAGCGCCTGGAGCTGGAGAAGACCCTGAACATGGGCGTCGGCATGATCGCCGTCGTGCCCCAGGAGTCGGTCGACGTGGCCCTCACGACCCTCGCCGACCGCGGGGTGGGCGCCTGGGTCGCGGGCGAGATCACCGACCGCGGTGACCGCGCGAGCGGCGCCGAACTCACCGGCGACTACGCGAAGTAG
- a CDS encoding DUF3073 domain-containing protein: MGRGRAKAKQTKVARQLKYNSGGTDLSRLANELGASTSQQPPNGEPFEDEDEEDDPYAQYADLYNDDEEDEDDQSGPSSQRRGA; this comes from the coding sequence ATGGGGCGCGGCCGGGCCAAGGCCAAGCAGACAAAGGTCGCCCGCCAGCTGAAGTACAACAGCGGCGGGACTGACCTGTCGCGTCTGGCCAATGAGCTGGGCGCTTCGACTTCGCAGCAGCCGCCGAATGGCGAGCCGTTCGAGGACGAGGACGAGGAAGACGACCCGTACGCGCAGTACGCGGATCTGTACAACGACGACGAGGAAGACGAGGACGACCAGTCCGGTCCCTCGTCGCAGCGCCGCGGCGCTTGA
- a CDS encoding Leu/Phe/Val dehydrogenase, whose product MTDVTDGVLHTLFHSEQGGHEQVVLCQDRASGLKAVIAIHSTALGPALGGTRFYPYATEEEAVADALNLARGMSYKNAMAGLDHGGGKAVIIGDPDRIKSEELLLAYGRFVASLGGRYVTACDVGTYVADMDVVARECRWTTGRSPEHGGAGDSSVLTAFGVFQGMRASAQHLWGDPTLRGRKVGVAGVGKVGHILVEHLLEDGAEVVITDVREDSLLRVTSKHPEVTAVADTETLIRTEGLDVYAPCALGGALNDTTVPLLTAKVVCGAANNQLEHPGVEKDLADRGILYAPDYVVNAGGVIQVADELRGFDFERCKAKASKIFDTTLTIFARAKQDGIPPAAAADRIAEQRIAEARRP is encoded by the coding sequence GTGACCGATGTAACCGACGGCGTCCTGCACACCCTGTTCCACTCGGAACAAGGGGGCCACGAGCAGGTCGTGCTCTGCCAGGACCGCGCCAGCGGCCTCAAGGCCGTCATCGCCATCCACTCCACCGCCCTGGGCCCCGCCCTCGGCGGCACGCGCTTCTACCCCTACGCCACCGAGGAAGAGGCCGTCGCCGACGCCCTGAACCTCGCGCGCGGGATGTCGTACAAGAACGCCATGGCCGGGCTCGACCACGGCGGCGGCAAGGCGGTCATCATCGGTGACCCGGACCGGATCAAGAGCGAGGAACTGCTGCTCGCCTACGGCCGCTTCGTGGCCTCGCTCGGCGGCCGTTATGTGACGGCCTGCGACGTCGGCACGTACGTCGCGGACATGGACGTCGTCGCGCGCGAGTGCCGCTGGACCACCGGGCGCTCCCCGGAGCACGGCGGCGCCGGCGACTCCTCGGTGCTCACCGCCTTCGGTGTCTTCCAGGGCATGCGGGCCTCCGCCCAGCACCTGTGGGGCGACCCCACGCTGCGCGGCCGCAAGGTCGGCGTCGCGGGCGTCGGCAAGGTCGGCCACATCCTCGTGGAGCACCTCCTGGAGGACGGCGCCGAGGTCGTGATCACCGATGTGCGCGAGGACTCCCTGCTCCGCGTCACCAGCAAGCACCCCGAGGTCACCGCGGTCGCCGACACCGAGACCCTGATCCGCACCGAGGGCCTGGACGTGTACGCCCCGTGCGCGCTCGGCGGCGCCCTGAACGACACGACCGTGCCCCTGCTCACCGCGAAGGTGGTGTGCGGCGCGGCCAACAACCAGCTCGAACACCCCGGCGTCGAGAAGGACCTCGCCGACCGCGGGATCCTCTACGCGCCCGACTACGTGGTGAACGCGGGCGGTGTCATCCAGGTCGCCGACGAGCTGCGCGGCTTCGACTTCGAGCGCTGCAAGGCGAAGGCGTCGAAGATCTTCGACACCACGCTGACCATATTCGCACGTGCGAAGCAGGACGGGATTCCGCCCGCCGCGGCGGCCGACAGGATCGCCGAGCAGCGCATCGCGGAGGCCCGCCGCCCGTGA
- the bldC gene encoding developmental transcriptional regulator BldC codes for MTARTPDAEPLLTPAEVATMFRVDPKTVTRWAKAGKLTSIRTLGGHRRYREAEVRALLAGIPQQRSEA; via the coding sequence ATGACCGCTCGCACCCCTGATGCCGAGCCGCTGCTGACCCCGGCTGAGGTCGCCACGATGTTCCGCGTCGACCCGAAGACGGTCACGCGCTGGGCCAAGGCTGGCAAGCTCACGTCGATTCGCACGCTCGGCGGGCACCGCCGTTACCGCGAGGCTGAGGTCCGCGCCCTGCTGGCGGGTATCCCCCAGCAGCGCAGCGAGGCCTGA
- a CDS encoding DUF6274 family protein — MPAYPASARHETRALLRAHLAAATSYRHLTRHCPICHQLLRLAMEPSGDPRDTPEEAPEKGAEAAPEMEGAPEAAEASEAHEAVEQRADESPPKA; from the coding sequence ATGCCCGCATACCCCGCGTCCGCACGGCACGAGACCCGCGCGCTGCTGCGCGCCCATCTCGCGGCAGCCACCAGCTACCGCCACCTGACCCGGCACTGTCCCATCTGCCACCAACTCCTGCGCCTCGCCATGGAACCCTCCGGCGACCCGCGCGACACCCCGGAGGAAGCCCCGGAGAAGGGCGCGGAGGCCGCCCCGGAGATGGAGGGCGCCCCAGAGGCCGCCGAGGCCTCTGAGGCCCATGAGGCCGTTGAGCAACGCGCGGACGAAAGTCCTCCCAAGGCATGA